AGAGAAACGGCTATTGGATGTACGACGCCGTGAGAATCAAGTAATGAAGTCTACATTTGTTATTCAGATTGTAGCTTTGAAGTGAGACACTTTCTTAGAATCTATTTACCATTAGGGTCGAGGTGAGTGTTACCACTACACCCCTCCCGTCCGAAACCGAGCGTGAAAGATTTCCCCTCACTCGGCTACTCAACATATTTCCCATTGTCAGTAGGACATCCTGCTATATCAATTAGAAGGGATTAGGAAATCGTTATCATCCCAGAACCAGTTTAATTTAGCTAGTGTTTGATTGATATAATCCATGTATTTTATGAATCTTTGATTCCTAATAAATTCCAAATCAAGGGCAGTTTTTTCGTCATGGCAGTGACCATGTAGGAGTTGTAGATTCTTATATTCGTCTTTGCCACCAAGGGCGCGAGGAATATTGTGGTCAGTTTCTAACAAATCTCCTTCACGGAAGTTTAGGCAACACCAGGGACATATCCCTTTTTGTCTCTTGAGCAGTGATGCTTTTCGCGAAGGCATATCGGGACTGCGCCCCATTCTGGTACTCCAGTAAACCAATTTTCCGTTGAACGGACTGGCATCTCCTTTAACTTTCACGTACTCAGTACTACTGCTTCCAAACTCAGTATGTGAAAGTAACCGAAGGGGATTTTCATCTCCTTTCCTGGTTGCGAATACCCAATTGTTGTTGCCGATGGCCGTCCAGTATTTCTTTCGTGCTTGATTCAAATCACCTGTACGGTGACGACTCCAAGCTCTAAGTTTTTGATAGACGAGGTGGTCTTGCCTAGAGAATACTCCTGTAGTCTGGGCATCAGAGAATGAGTAATAATTAGCCCATCCTCTGATAATCGGATTAAGCTCCATAATGAGCTTTGATTGGTGGGAGTATTTATGTTTTTTAAGAACATCTTTCAGTTTTTGTTGATGTTTCTTACAGGCATCCTTTGATGGTGTAATGAGTGTCCTAAAACCAAGTTTTTCTTTGGAGCTAGGGTGTATTGAACTTTTGTATTTTCCCACCCTAAATTGACGGATGTGATATCCCAAGAAGTCAAATCCAGCTTGAGCATCCTCGCTTAGCTCTGGAAATAGAGTGTGGGCGATTCTGGTCTTTGATGGTTTTAGTTCCAATCCCATGTCCTTTAACCACTCAGAGATTAATTCTCTGCATCTTTGGATTATATTGAGGTCGCTATGAAGGACGAGAAAGTCATCGGCATATCTGATAAAGGTCAATGATTGAGCCTTTTCTCGTTGACTTAATACCTTACCACTGGGATATCTAATCTTTATGATTTTTACTAACTCTTTCAGCATAGTTTCCATTCCATGAAGGGCAATATTAGCGAGTAATGGGCTAATCACTCCTCCTTGCGGTGTTCCCTCAGATGTGGCAGTAAATACTCTTTGGTCAATGACCCCAGATTTTAGCCATGCTTTTATTTGTTGCCTGACTTTACCCGCGTATCCGAGTTTCTGGAGTAGAGCAGCGTGGTTAATGCAGTCAAAACATTTTGATATGTCAGCATCTAAAACAAACTTTGGTTTCTTCAAAATACTGTTTTTTATTGTTAAGACTGCATCTTGACAGGAACGTCCTGGTCGAAAACCATACGAATTAGGCTCAAAAAGAGCCTCCCATTCTGGTTCGAGTGCATTTTTTAGTAATGCTTGTAAGGCTCGGTCGTATATTGTTGGTATTCCCAGTGGACGTTTTTCCTCCTTTCCAGGTTTGGGTATCCATACTCGGCGAGTGGGTCTACTTTTGCCTGAAAATTTGAGTTGTCCTACGAGTTTAAAACGTGCTTCTGGGGATAGGGATTTACGCCCATCCACTCCTGCTGTCTTTCGCCCTCTGTTATCTTGTGTTACCCGACGAATCGATAAAACCTTATTTGACCAAGACCTCATAAGTGTTTTTTGGAGTTTTCTTACTCTTTTTACATCTCCACGACGAGATGCTGCGTAAATGTTCTTTTGCAGCTTAAAGACGTATCGCTCGACTTTATGCCAATTGATATCGTCCCATCCCACAGTATTCTGTTTGATTGAATCTGTACTAGGCATATTTGCTACTACTTGTACCTTTACACATCAATATATTGCGAGTCACGTCTGCATATCCTGGGGGTTATCCCTTCCCTTTTCAGGCAAAATGCTTGTAATTTCAAGCTAGGCTTTGGCTTCTTGACCCATCTTCCTCAATCTCACCATACGGTTTCGACGATACCTACCAGTTGTCCTGGGGGTGAGAATGAGTTACTTCGTTCCTGTAATTCTTTGCTGTACATGAAGACATATACAGTTGATTTGAGTTCTTTAGGGTTCATCTGTCCGCCTATGTGGATTGATTGTGCGTCACAACAAACCACGAATGTTGTGAATCATTATCCTGTCTGATGTTTCAGACGCAGGGTGTGGCTTGACCCACTAGCTTATATCCCCTGCTAGGGAGTTAAGACGGTTCAGTAGATGATTCGTTTAGAATGTTTCTACCCCACGATGTCCTTTTCCTCAGATTTAACTTTAGTCCAGGATCGGATATAGAACTCTTGCTTGCGGTTAGGCGTTTTCAGCAATTGTCGCTCTGCCCGCTTTCAGTCCCGCA
Above is a genomic segment from Coleofasciculaceae cyanobacterium containing:
- the ltrA gene encoding group II intron reverse transcriptase/maturase; protein product: MPSTDSIKQNTVGWDDINWHKVERYVFKLQKNIYAASRRGDVKRVRKLQKTLMRSWSNKVLSIRRVTQDNRGRKTAGVDGRKSLSPEARFKLVGQLKFSGKSRPTRRVWIPKPGKEEKRPLGIPTIYDRALQALLKNALEPEWEALFEPNSYGFRPGRSCQDAVLTIKNSILKKPKFVLDADISKCFDCINHAALLQKLGYAGKVRQQIKAWLKSGVIDQRVFTATSEGTPQGGVISPLLANIALHGMETMLKELVKIIKIRYPSGKVLSQREKAQSLTFIRYADDFLVLHSDLNIIQRCRELISEWLKDMGLELKPSKTRIAHTLFPELSEDAQAGFDFLGYHIRQFRVGKYKSSIHPSSKEKLGFRTLITPSKDACKKHQQKLKDVLKKHKYSHQSKLIMELNPIIRGWANYYSFSDAQTTGVFSRQDHLVYQKLRAWSRHRTGDLNQARKKYWTAIGNNNWVFATRKGDENPLRLLSHTEFGSSSTEYVKVKGDASPFNGKLVYWSTRMGRSPDMPSRKASLLKRQKGICPWCCLNFREGDLLETDHNIPRALGGKDEYKNLQLLHGHCHDEKTALDLEFIRNQRFIKYMDYINQTLAKLNWFWDDNDFLIPSN